One genomic region from Rosa rugosa chromosome 1, drRosRugo1.1, whole genome shotgun sequence encodes:
- the LOC133735441 gene encoding uncharacterized protein LOC133735441 produces the protein MSEEAQGKQDPLKKKLRVDDEVDNLVEDAKRETRQSKARQRVDTLGARHRQVDVPEFLSDYVGDMMGLIDTKTYTVNFGTGELKGELDSLVEGAKSSLILANLKNHLIIDKMAERIRELDSQVLATNKELRVTKTQLGQKKKDVAKMEDYHKRLKEKETDVDQLGEKVKGLEKELRVKAQECKRIKGLEVEVQDLKERVEGLRSKAKVGRNSILREFQDSKEYKDILENSYSEGYTDLLNLCIEHFGEKGMEWAVSLGIDAVPLEIKGSPSKATLANASPGLALSGHEVEGLDRGGVDQANGSVLGDEPTEALSNDRHQGKSGTGDTPVEDKGGVLGDGEDGDERAKVTNADPLKC, from the exons ATGAGTGAGGAGGCGCAGGGTAAGCAAGACCCTTTGAAGAAGAAACTGAGGGTGGATGATGAGGTCGACAATCTTGTGGAAGATGCCAAGAGGGAGACTCGGCAGTCCAAGGCTAGGCAGCGAGTTGACACTCTGGGTGCGCGCCACCGCCAAGTTGACGTTCCAGAATTTCTTTCTGATTACGTTGGGGACATGATGGGGCTTATTGACACTAAGACTTATACCGTAAACTTTGGGACGGGTGAACTTAAGGGGGAACTTGATTCTCTTGTGGAAGGGGCAAAAAGTTCTTTGATTTTG GCCAATTTGAAGAATCATCTCATAATTGACAAGATGGCGGAGAGGATTCGTGAGTTGGACTCCCAGGTGCTTGCAACCAACAAGGAGCTCAGGGTGACCAAGACTCAGCTGGGTCAAAAGAAGAAAGATGTGGCTAAAATGGAGGATTATCACAAAAGGctgaaggaaaaagaaacagatgTTGATCAGCTGGGAGAAAAGGTTAAGGGCCTGGAGAAGGAACTCAGGGTTAAGGCCCAAGAGTGTAAGAGAATCAAGGGTTTGGAGGTGGAAGTCCAAGACCTTAAAGAGAGGGTTGAGGGTCTCAGGAGCAAGGCCAAGGTTGGTCGTAACAGTATTTTGAGGGAGTTCCAGGATTCTAAAGAGTACAAGGACATCTTAGAGAATAGCTACTCAGAGGGGTATACTGACTTGCTTAACCTATGCATAGAGCATTTTGGTGAGAAGGGAATGGAATGGGCAGTTTCTTTGGGTATTGATGCTGTGCCTCTAGAAATTAAGGGTAGCCCCTCCAAGGCTACACTTGCTAATGCAAGTCCAGGTCTTGCCCTTTCTGGCCATGAGGTTGAGGGATTGGACCGTGGAGGAGTCGACCAGGCAAATGGGTCAGTATTGGGAGACGAACCTACCGAGGCATTGAGCAACGACCGCCATCAAGGTAAGTCTGGCACTGGTGACACTCCAGTGGAGGACAAAGGAGGCGTTCTTGGAGATGGGGAAGATGGAGATGAAAGGGCCAAGGTGACAAATGCCGATCCTTTGAAGTGTTGA